The sequence CCGTCCCAGCGCCCCGGCCTGTCTGAGCGAAACGTGCCGGCTTTGCCTGGTCGCTGGGTGAGGTTAGTGCGGCTCAGAGCAGTGCTGTGAAGCTGGCTAGCCCGAGGTATATGCGGGTAGCCCCAAGGGTGCAATTGCTTTGGTCCCCACCCCCACTAGCAAATCAGCCAGTCACATAATTTTAAGGGGCTGTTCGTTGCCCCCGTTGTCGTGCCAGCAGGGGTCGAAGACGGGGTAGACGGGGGCGCTCCTGAAGTCAGCGTTGTAGAAGGAGTACAGGGGGGTCAAATTACCAGGGTCATCGGCGTTGTAGAAGGTCACTTCCCCGTCTGTGTAATCGAGATAGACCCCGATGGTCTCAGGGTGGGAGCTACAGTCAAAGGGCATCGGGTTGGTGTCAAACGCCCAGTATGGCTTCCCGGCCTTCTGCTTGTTGTATCCGATGAGCCAGTAGCCCTCGGTGCAGAACAAATCATCCGACCACGGTAACCAGGATTTAGTCTGGATCAATCTGCCCCGTCTCTCCGCTCGGTCCGAGACCACCCCCAGGTTCCAGCGCGGCTTCCGGCCCACGGACACCTCCCAGTAGTGCTGCCCCGCGCTGAAGCTCTGATGGGCCACCACGCAGTTGGCCGTGTCGAATCGCCTTGGGCTGGAGCTGACGTTCTTTGTGAAACTCCCACATCTCACCTCCTTCCCATCCTTCGAGATCTCCAGCTGGGGATGGGCCATGTCTGGGTCCAGGGTTAGATCCTCCTTCTTCACTGGGAATGGCAGAGGGGGTCGGGGGAAGGGTTTTATTCTGCAGGTTTATGGCTGTTTCCATCGCAGCCGTCCCCTGATATTGATATTTGGGATGGCCACAGATCTGTGAGCCCAGCCTGTCTCACGCCAAGCAGGAGTGGGCCGGGTCGTGGTTTGGAGGGGAGATCTCCCTGGAAAGCACTGTGAGTGACTCTGCCATTGGAGTCAGTGCGGTGGTAGGGGGCGTGGTGCTGGAGGGACCCCGGCGGGGGGCTCAGTAAGGGGCGCTCTCCCCTTTCTGTCAGTTCTGGCCCCAACACCCCAGTCATGAGGTGCTagagggcgctgtgctgctggcagtgggGTGTATATAcagctgccccatcccagaggtggccgTATCTCAGTGCCAGCTGACGGATCCCTATTAAAGAAtcacagaatcctagaaatgtagggcggaaggtgacagggccaagtaaccctagaccagccctgatggGTTTGTCAAgcctgttcctaaaaacctccagtgacaggcaatgttccctctcattttctacatccatgtgtggaatgaattttatgtgcaccaatatggaggtaatacatggtgggggtggggccgaggggttcagagtgtggaagggggctcagggctggggcagagggttggagtgcggggggggtgagggctgtggctgggggtgcaggctctggagtggggttgaggatgaggggttcagggtgcgggagggctcagggctggggaaggggcttggggtgcgggctctggggttgggctggggatgaggggtttgggggcaggcTGCCCAAGGGCTGCCCcagagagagaggactccccccagctctctctcgctgcagcagccccgggatgggggagaggcatctctccccgcctGTGCGGCCTTTATTAGCCTGCTGCgcggcttagagggaacttaggtgatGGGGATCCCACGACCTCCTCTGGAAGCCAGTTCCAGAGCTTAACCCCTCTTAGAGTGAGAAAGTTTCccctaatatcgaacctaaatTGCCCTCGATGCCGATTAAGCCAATTACGTTTTGTCCTGCCTTCtgtgacatggagaacaattgatccccatcctctgTAGAACAGCCCGTAAggtatctgaagactgttatccaGTCCATGCTCCGTCTTCTTCTCTCCAGACTAAAACTGTCCCATTATTCTAACCTTGCCTCACAGGTCAGGGGTTTCTAAACCTCTGATCagttttgctgctctcctctgcactctctccagtttgcccacatcACTCCTAAAGCGCAGCGCCCACACTAGACTGGACACACTTCTCCAGCCGGGGCCTCCCCACTGCCGGTAAAGCGGGACATTACCTCCCATGTCTAACATGCACCCCTCCTGTTAACACACAGTTATACCCAGTCTGGGACAAGAGACCCTAAGGATTGTTCTAACCAGAGCTCCGGCCAGCGGGAGGGTCATTtcagcagcccccttccccctgcccagtgACAGCCAGGACTGCACTGAAGAGCTGCAGGGGGGAAACCGAGCCCCTGCCCTCTGTGTCCCACGCTCACCCTGCTTGGCCTGGGAGCGCACACTAGCCCACGGGAGACCCCGATGATCCTATAGGCCTAACCCCCCAGATTTCCCCCTGCACCACTCCAAGGGTGGGGAGAGCCGTGACCTCCTGTTGGGAGGGCTGAGGCCTGACTTCTGTCCCCTTTAGCTCGCCCTCCTCTCATTCTGCAGCTCCTCCTCTCTATCTCCCCCCACtttcccctccagctcctccatTCTTGACCCTGCTtcccccttggctggctctgTGCACGGCCAGACGCCTGGTCTCTGGTTAGTCGTCCTCACTCACCTGGTGCTGGTAAGTCCCCGGGGCCAGTCTTGGTAGCTTTGCTCCTTGGCCACATTTCATGGCTCTGGTGGGAGAGCAGAAGGCCGCTGAGAGTCTCTCCTGGCCCCATTGCTTTATACAAAGACCCTGACCAACATTGGGGCCCTCCATGGGGCAGGGCacatcacagacacacacaccccagagcaaGATCGGGGACCctggcactgcacagaccccccTTGACTGAGAGTGGCCCCGTCACACTGGGTGCTGCATAGATGTCCTGACCGAGACTGCAGCTCGTTTCACTGGGCGCTCCGCAGACCTGGGCCCCCatcgtgccaggtgctgcccagataTTCAATGAGCAGCAGTcactgtcccaaagagctcacagttaGTAGAAATGGCAGACAAAGAgcgggaggggaaacaaagggccagggaggggaaatgacttggccaaggtgaCACAAGGAGTCAGTAGCAGAACTCGGAACAAACCCCCCTATCCTGAGCTCTGGTCTGTTACCCTGTACACCGGGCAATGCTGCCTCTGAATGCTTGAGTCtatctctggctctgggaggagagtggggtctagtgggtcagagcaggggggctgggagccaggactcctgggttctatgctaGTCCAAAAAGTACTATGTCATGCAATAGTTTTAAGGTGTTTCAGGTACAACCACTACCAACCCCAACATGACAAAATTAGGGAACGCCCATCCCCATCGGTAAAAGTGTGAGAGCTCACAGCAAAGCATGATCTGACGTCCTCTATAAAATCAGAGCTGCATGGAGGTGACCTAGCTGATATTGCTATAATGCTCCTGGCTAGGCACAAAAATTGTGGTGTGTTAACTATGGATGCACTATACTGATCGAAAGGGTCTCAGACCCGTATAGCCTATTCCCATGCAGGAAGGGAAATTGATCTCGGGTGTATTGAATTTGTGGCTAGAGGAAAGTAGGATCAAGTGGTTCTGCCTCATTTCCTTGTCAATAGGGAATTAAAGAAGATGGCAAGAATATCAGAAAGCAGTCCAGCGAACGAAGGAACAGCTGAAACATTCTTGGAGCTCAGAAAACAGGAGATGACACACAGACGTCTGGTTCTTCACCCAGCATACGGTAGTGATGCAGGTCTTTCATCATCTTCATGTACTTAGTCAGGTACCAACTCTGATCAAGTTTCACAGGGGCTTTATCTAAACTTCAATATCTGGACCTTAAAACGAGCCAGAGCGAAGGGCAAGGGCATGTGGGCAAAGGGAGAATGGGGGACAGTGACAGTTTAGGGATCTATGTACAGTTTGAGTTTGGAGTGACGTTACGACCTCCCTGTGTGCATGTGTATCCAGCTACAATCTCCATTTTGATTGTAAGCCTGGTCTGTACCTTCCCTGCTGTCCTTCTATCTCAGACTGAAATTCCAAGCCGTGGTGACACAGGAGGGTCATTAAACCTCGATGGGCTTCTATTCACATGGAGGGGGTACAGGTCTTAGCTCTGGGTGCTGCTAATCACCATTTGCTACTTTCCCTCAGAACTTAACTGACAGAGCGGTGG is a genomic window of Malaclemys terrapin pileata isolate rMalTer1 chromosome 4, rMalTer1.hap1, whole genome shotgun sequence containing:
- the LOC128835333 gene encoding E3 ubiquitin-protein ligase TRIM50-like codes for the protein MTAPSHEMWPRSKATKTGPGDLPAPVKKEDLTLDPDMAHPQLEISKDGKEVRCGSFTKNVSSSPRRFDTANCVVAHQSFSAGQHYWEVSVGRKPRWNLGVVSDRAERRGRLIQTKSWLPWSDDLFCTEGYWLIGYNKQKAGKPYWAFDTNPMPFDCSSHPETIGVYLDYTDGEVTFYNADDPGNLTPLYSFYNADFRSAPVYPVFDPCWHDNGGNEQPLKIM